The Falco cherrug isolate bFalChe1 chromosome 6, bFalChe1.pri, whole genome shotgun sequence genome window below encodes:
- the C6H6orf120 gene encoding UPF0669 protein C6orf120 homolog, which yields MAARWRRILVIFVAAEVLFVVNTFEEEDVPEEWILLHVVQGQIGAGNYSYLRLNHEGKIVLQMRSLKGDADLYVSDMTLHPSFDEYELQSVTCGQDVVHVPAHFRRPVGIGIYGHPSHLESEFEMKVYYDRTVVQYPFGEASYNPEEVEAHQKYSQSTEDESQDEESVFWTILIGILKLILEILF from the coding sequence ATGGCAGCACGCTGGAGAAGAATCCTGGTAATATTTGTGGCTGCTGAAGTACTATTTGTGGTAAATACCTTTGAGGAAGAGGATGTACCTGAAGAATGGATTCTTCTTCATGTTGTTCAAGGTCAGATTGGAGCAGGAAACTACAGCTATTTGAGACTAAATCATGAGGGAAAAATAGTACTTCAGATGCGGAGTTTAAAAGGTGATGCAGACTTGTATGTATCTGATATGACGCTTCACCCCAGCTTTGACGAATACGAGTTGCAGTCTGTAACTTGTGGCCAAGATGTTGTCCATGTACCTGCACACTTCCGCCGCCCCGTGGGAATAGGGATTTACGGCCACCCCTCTCACCTGGAAAGCGAGTTTGAAATGAAAGTGTACTACGATCGAACAGTTGTACAGTATCCATTTGGCGAGGCTTCTTACAACCCTGAGGAGGTGGAGGCACACCAGAAATACTCACAGTCTACAGAAGACGAATCTCAGGATGAGGAATCTGTTTTCTGGACTATACTTATTGGGATCTTGAAATTAATACTtgaaattctcttttaa